Proteins from a single region of Mustela erminea isolate mMusErm1 chromosome X, mMusErm1.Pri, whole genome shotgun sequence:
- the TIMP1 gene encoding metalloproteinase inhibitor 1, giving the protein MAPLAPLASCILLLLWLTAPSRACTCAPPHPQTAFCNSQIVIRAKFVGTAEVNQTDLNRRYEIKMTKMFKGFSALGNASDIRFVDTPALESVCGYFHKSQNRSEEFLIAGNLQNGHLQINTCSFVAPWNGLSSSQRRGFTKTYAAGCEECTVFPCSSLPCKLQSDTHCLWTDQFLSSSDKGFQSRQLACLPKEPGLCTWQSLRSRVA; this is encoded by the exons ATGGCACCCTTGGCACCCCTGGCCTCCTGCATCCTGTTATTGCTGTGGCTGACAGCCCCCAGCAGGGCCTGTACCTGTGCCCCACCGCACCCGCAGACAGCCTTCTGCAACTCCCAGATCG tCATCAGGGCCAAGTTCGTGGGGACCGCAGAAGTCAACCAGACCGACTTAAACCGGCGTTACGAGATCAAGATGACCAAG ATGTTCAAAGGGTTCAGCGCCTTGGGGAATGCCTCTGACATCCGGTTCGTCGACACCCCCGCCCTGGAGAGCGTCTGCGGATACTTCCACAAGTCCCAGAACCGCAGCGAGGAGTTTCTCATCGCCG gAAACCTGCAGAATGGACACCTGCAGATCAACACCTGCAGTTTCGTGGCTCCCTGGAACGGACTGAGTAGCTCTCAGCGTCGGGGCTTCACCAAGACCTATGCCGCCGGCTGCGAGGAGTGCACG GTGTTCCCCTGCTCATCCCTCCCCTGCAAGCTGCAGAGTGACACTCATTGCTTGTGGACCGACCAGTTCCTCTCCAGCTCGGACAAGGGTTTCCAGAGCCGCCAGCTTGCCTGCCTGCCCAAAGAGCCTGGGCTCTGCACCTGGCAGTCCCTGCGGTCTCGGGTGGCCTAG